A genomic region of Candidatus Poribacteria bacterium contains the following coding sequences:
- a CDS encoding DPP IV N-terminal domain-containing protein, whose product MYMKRLRFYVVLGMALLLSGSLFVNSAWAAAAEIISFLPRGNGERSIHFIDTQGKLLQGLMVGPGRISSFSWSPDGHSIAHGSNQDGDPDIYVRDVRTNVARQLTFHDSRDIWPAWSPNGKWIAFISERDGEMDIYRMDADGANVKRLTSRGDCKRPAWSPDSQSIAFSASKKDEEIGSDIYVMSAEGKGLRRLADTSASVCAWSPDGKEIAFIPPGDAVGGTALFSIDINGKNMRQLTRLYKGWTLITSPVWSPRGKWIAYILTQMPEALVERLLGGERIPADEVSANAVLCIANTEDVGGGEPIEMPRGLVPGHLQWMPEEFLSVSPSAEKQITFWGVLKQTENISK is encoded by the coding sequence ATGTATATGAAACGCTTGCGATTTTATGTGGTATTAGGGATGGCGTTGTTGCTAAGTGGCAGCCTATTCGTCAACAGCGCGTGGGCGGCAGCGGCTGAGATCATTTCTTTTCTCCCCAGAGGGAACGGAGAGCGTTCCATCCATTTCATAGATACCCAGGGCAAACTCCTTCAAGGATTGATGGTGGGTCCTGGACGTATAAGCAGCTTCAGCTGGTCCCCTGATGGGCATTCGATTGCCCACGGTTCTAATCAGGATGGGGATCCTGATATTTATGTGAGGGATGTGAGAACAAATGTAGCACGTCAGTTGACGTTCCACGATAGTCGAGATATATGGCCCGCTTGGTCGCCGAATGGGAAGTGGATCGCATTCATCTCCGAACGTGACGGGGAGATGGACATCTACAGAATGGATGCAGATGGCGCAAATGTGAAGCGGCTGACGAGCCGGGGCGACTGCAAAAGACCGGCTTGGTCGCCAGACAGCCAATCGATTGCCTTTAGTGCATCCAAGAAAGATGAAGAAATAGGATCCGATATTTATGTCATGAGTGCTGAAGGAAAAGGGTTGAGGCGGCTCGCAGATACATCTGCCAGTGTCTGCGCATGGTCGCCGGATGGTAAAGAGATCGCTTTTATTCCACCTGGAGATGCTGTCGGGGGTACTGCGCTCTTCAGTATTGACATAAATGGCAAAAACATGCGTCAACTCACCCGGTTGTATAAAGGGTGGACATTAATCACTTCACCGGTATGGTCCCCGCGTGGCAAATGGATTGCCTATATTTTGACTCAAATGCCAGAAGCATTGGTCGAAAGATTGCTCGGAGGGGAGCGGATTCCGGCAGATGAAGTTTCCGCTAACGCGGTCCTCTGTATCGCCAATACAGAAGACGTTGGGGGTGGGGAACCCATCGAAATGCCAAGAGGATTAGTACCTGGTCATCTTCAGTGGATGCCGGAGGAATTTCTCTCTGTATCCCCGAGTGCGGAGAAGCAGATAACATTTTGGGGGGTGCTCAAGCAGACCGAGAATATTTCTAAGTAA